Below is a genomic region from Cyprinus carpio isolate SPL01 chromosome B6, ASM1834038v1, whole genome shotgun sequence.
atgcaaaagaaaaggcagtagagctgactgtttgtcaatggtaagttttaatttagaatgtttgataagtagtttaaatgttttgctttagcaacttgatgtataaatctaaaagtaaaaagcattgcaTAATTGATGAAAGATTTTATTTCTgtactgtgttaaaaaaaaaaaaaaaacacaatgttgaAAGCAttaagtaacaatgtttggatttaaaatcaaaataatggataaatgttgtgtttgtggtaaactgCCATGGACCAGGAGCggactcctgtgtgaaagcactgCAAACAGTATGTGTGAACCTCACATACCGCTCTCAAAATCAGGCTTGcgctgtgtaagctattgtgcaacaattacataattttatactACGGGgacattgaatgcttgaatctgattggctgacgaatgttctgaggtgtgcaattattttcagggaaacgcatgGCGAATGTAGTTCCAGCCAGCTCTCTTGACTgaattacagttccatatcacttcgcatggttaactgtaataacggaaattagcaTAAAGTACCTATACAGcatacaggactaacaaaaacatgacagacgattttcagaaagtaaatacacatgacatttctcactagcaaggtaataacagcgctgtttcgAGATGCTGCcacagaacactgttgagggatgcacagaggtagcctaattcacacaagctctctctctctttctctgtgtgtctctgtctctctcgctctctttctaataactgcGTTAGAATGCTATCAACAACTCAAGCCTtcgttaccagctttaaaatgacgttttgtaACTAGCAAATGAGGAGTTGGATGAGAttcggaagaaataatcctactcacaatagcatTTTAAGCTCCGCTTCgcgtcgtggccgcatcaccacctcaggtgtgcattatttttctaattcagTGGCCTGTTGTCAACTATTccttacataaaaacaaaaatacattgcatgatcaaatatttttgaaaacatggACCCCTTCACCCctcaaatgagaaaaaatataaataaatcctcTCACGAGTCACCTGAATttctaaaaatcttgattggatcatcactataaataattcatgataaaaagaaggctttgaAAAGATCGTTATCGGTGATCGGATcagcagatactgctttctgtgatcggtgattggcctcaaaaatcctgatcagagCAACCCTAGTCTCCACTATTGGTTGTAATTTTGGTGatgtaaatccacactttgctgaagaagcgttagcaaacttttgagcagcaacaacagtaccatatactccgccattgttgtgtatgtttgttcacgcttGCCTTTTAAAATCGATACattgcgcatgtctacatacctaacatgtaCTACGCACGCGCATGACGTTACCATTTTCAAACATTCCcattttgggtgtttacacggaaatgataacggtggcattttcaaaaaaacttgcattttgaaacccgttttcaaaaatgtgcGTTTTCAGTCCCTAAAACGctgttgtgtaaatgaacaggcaaaacgcagtttcctgtttttggctgaaaacgttgtcatGTAAACGGCCCCGTAggtagctggatttgattgttgatgatttgccTTTATCTTGGATTGTTTGGTTCTTCAAGCTCATCtcggagttgctgtcatagccgCAGGCCTGTAAGCTTAAACCTGCTTGGGAACAGGCTTAtatcatgtaaacaggattagattgcatctttttatgtAGAATATATGTAGTTTATAATACTATAGACatagccagttttactcactgacatatttgtttgtcataaaataattacttcataattgtatgTCTTATACATGTTATACAGATAATGTAGTGTCATGCATTAAGTTGAGTGACAgatattatgggagtggcttgatggagcgcaggagatgcagataacttgatcttgacccttaagaaactccatgaagtacccccagcactgcacattttgtatgtctccctatatctgacacacccacttcaggtcttgcagtctccactaataaactgagttgaatcaggtgtgatagatgagggggacatacaaaatgtgcagagctgggagtactccaggacaggtttgagaaccactactCCAATGGAATGGAGACATAGCTTGATCTTTTAACTTGACTTACAAATTTGGTGCTCATTGTAAGGCACATGAACCCAAAAACTTATGAACTATGTCTCGATAAATGGCATCAATCTTGCTAGCATTTACATTGTTTGAAATAATttgcaaaaattgtacctttaggtGTACAGTAGCTTGTCACTTGTCACATTAAGAGACAACGTTGTACCTTAACTACTACATATAGTTCAGTTATTTTTGCaggttaacactttattttaagatgtccttcttacacattacatgtaattactattataacaattaattttgcgtaattgcatgcaagtaactcTAAGCCAAACCCTAAACATTTAGTAAATACATACTGTTACTCAGTACTTGAATGTATAATTACGTTGTAACAGGgacagcttaaaataaagtgtaaccttttgccgtttatttattttttgagagcgATAACAAACAACGCTTCtggaaatttcttttttttattctcgcCCTAGATTGGTTTTAGTAattacctttgtttttgttttgcactaAGGAGGAAGTTCTGCgttctgaaacttacagtatGGTTTTATAAGACAATGCACTCTTGTCAAAAGACATTTGATACTTTAAGGGTGCTTATGCATCCTTTTAAACTTAAAAGCCTCAGACAATATTCTTAGTTAATTGCTTTGAAATAAATGACCAATACAGTTCTTGAAAATTTCTACTTTTGTTTCATGGAAAGTCATATTGGTTTGAAACGGCATGAGTGAATAAAGCAGCACTGTCTGTTTGCCTTCAAATTGTCATgtgattttcatatttattaatttgtatctGAGTACATCAGCTGAAGTCTCTAGACAATTTGTTTGTTGTGGTAAAAGAATATGACGACTACCAATTCAAACCCACAAAGGTATGTTCAATATTTTtagtagttatttaaaaaaaaaaaaaaaaaaactatatgcagTTTTCGATGTGCTTCCCACCAAACTCCACCAGTTTCAATATTTATTGGATTATTTAGCACTGGAAATCATTTGTTTAATGCTTATTTAACAGGAGGAAGTGCAAATCGATTGGCAAGAGCTGGCCAACAAGTTGCCTTGGACCAATGCCTTAGAAGTCTGGAAGTTGAACAAttctataaaaaagaaaaaaggacgtCGGAAAAGAACTAACCCCACAAAATCAGATCAGTGTGGCAATGTTGACACCAAATCTACTGATACCGTCCCATCAGACCCAGAAGAGCTCTGCGAAGATCTCGAGGCTCTAGAAGTGAAGGGAAACCAAAGAGATGTTTCTTCTCAGCCAGAAAATTATTCTGAGACAGAAAAACACTCTGAAATCCAGGATCAGGAGTCAGGGGTGACACCTCTTAAGTTTCGAGTAACATGCAACAGAGCCGGAGACAAACACTGCTTCGCCTCAAATGATGCTGCACGAGACTTTGGAGGAGCTGTGCAAGAATTCTTTCAGTGGAAAGCAGATATGACTAAATTTGATGTTGAGGTAAAGTTCAGGGGCTCTGTTCAATGAAACATTGTCTTATGTCTTAAGTGTTCTCCTAAAAGCAATAAAAGTTCTTAGGTATGAGTTTAATCTtgaaacctattcacaaagctgctgagaccaacttttactaaggaatggGGAGAAAACCTAAGCTAAGAGAAAGGGTGGGGTTGGCCTAGGGGTTGCTAGGGGTGATGTCAACAAGCTTGAAGCGATTGGCTAATAGAGGATAGGGTCTCTTATCAGTGATTTAATCATAGAAATACTGTAGAAAAAGGTATCATGTTgccatatttaaataaagattttaaaatagaaatgttggcATTAAAAATggacacatttataaaaaaaaaaaaaaaaaaaaaaaaaaaaaaaaaaaaaaaattgaaagtgtCACTAAACAAGTATACAGTCAGCGAATTGTCAGCCACTTGCATGTCTGTCTTTCATAAACAAGCAAATATGCATATAAGCGACCTTTAACAGACAGGAATAATCATGACTGATAAGATTTTATTTACACATcatgtgtgtgtagtgtattgCAGTACAGTGTGGTGTTGTGTAAAGTAGTAATTAAGGTTCAGTAAAAAAGTGGTTGTAACATGTTTCTCTCTTATTTACAAGGTGCTGTTGAATATCCACAATAATGAAGTTGTTGTTGGTATTGCTCTCACAGTGGAGAGTCTACATAGGAGAAACATTACTCACTTTGGCCCGACTACTCTACGTTCTACACTGGCTTATGGCATGCTTAGGTAAGCAACATTCATGTCAAGTATTGCATGCAATCATTTCAGTAGGAGTTGGCATAATTTTACCTCATGGTACTATACTAGATAAAGTGCCACAATACCACTCCTGTTATTAGGAAGTGTCATTTTAAATTTATCCCTGAGATAGcgaagatgaattttcagcagttatacACCAGACATCTGTTACATGATCCTTTATACAGTTGAAAagtatagcatttattttaaaatatgaatcttttatattattttaaatatatttttgatcaatttaatgcatccttgttttaaaaaaaaaaaaaaaaaaattgattaaaactccaaacttctgaatgatagtgtcacagtttccacaaaaataatcaGCCCAAGTATTTTCACCTTGGATAATATCCAAGAAactaatgtttcttgagcaacaaatctgcatattagaatgatttttgaatgattatgtgacactgaagactggagtactatTACTTAAAATTAAGACACCGTACAATTTGCATGTATACAAATCTACCAAGGGAATCTACTAAACACAATGGCTGTTATCAccacaaataatgacaaaacagaTTCTTCAAGTTGAACAATATTCATTCACATGCCAAATTGAATGTGCATACCCCTCTCAAAACAGACTCCTGTAGtgacagttgtatatctacgataTGTGTACCTGTAATGCTTATAGATTGGGAAATGCACGAAAGAAAACAATTACGTCTCTgactgttttgatttgtttttatatattttatatatttcagactTTGCAAGCCACAAGTGTCAGATGTGATTGTAGATCCCATGTGTGGAACTGGAGCAATACCtttagaggtttgtaaaattaaCTGCAAAATTTTCTGCCTGTATATTTCTTTCATAAGAggtgaattattataaaaaaaaaattaacagggaGTTATGGAGTGGCAGAATTCATTCTTTTTAGCTGGAGACAACAATGGCACAGCAGTCAGCCGGTCGCGTTCTAACATCAAGCACATTCTTAAGAGAACACATGATGGAGGAAGGTAGGTAAGGTTGTTTGTGTtcagtctattttttattatttattagtattttttttatattgttgttttttttttttgttttaggttatttttaggtttctttttcatttttttttgtgataattttgtgcatttatttatatatatatatatatatatatatatatatatatatatatatatatatatatatatatatatatatgatataaaaatacacacacacacacatttctttaactttattacaattttagtttttttttgtaattttagtacttcaacctaaACTTTTTGAAGAACACACATTCCCGTtagtaacatttctttttttccttttattaaaaCGCActatatggggggaaaaaataacatcaaagtattaatgaataaatctgtgtgtatatgtatgtgttatatgtatatgtgtgtgtatatatgtatgtacatacacacatacatacgcgtgcatgcataaatacaaacatgcatacagtcatggccaaaagttttggcagttttgttgttttgcaaagtttgctgtttccgtatttgtagattatttttccatgtttctatggtatactgaaaacaATAAGCATAAGTtttaaggcttttattggcaaaaaaaaaaaagtcaatatttacagtgttgacccttgttcttcacaACATCTGcagttcgctctggcatgctggatattggCTTcagggccaaatcctgactgatggctatccattcttgccttattagttctcagagttgatcacaatttgtgggcttctacTTCTCCACTCGCCTTTGggggactgaccacaggttctctatgggattgagattcGGGGAGTTGCCTGGTCACGGATTTAAAATTTCAGTGTAAtaatcttcgagccacttctttatcactcttgctttgtgacatggtgctccttcatgctggaaaatgcacggatcatcaccaaattgctcatggattgttggaagaagttgctcttgcagatagttttgataccattctttattcatggcattgtttttgggcagaattatgagagagcacACTCCCATGgatgaaaagcaaccccacacatggatggtctcaggatgctgcACTGTTGGCCCAACA
It encodes:
- the LOC109059747 gene encoding THUMP domain-containing protein 3-like isoform X2; its protein translation is MSLVYLGLIMQELDQTVTIGATVPTGFEHTAAEEVLEKLEATARVSKNRGRIYFDITTDKLLKVHQLKSLDNLFVVVKEYDDYQFKPTKEEVQIDWQELANKLPWTNALEVWKLNNSIKKKKGRRKRTNPTKSDQCGNVDTKSTDTVPSDPEELCEDLEALEVKGNQRDVSSQPENYSETEKHSEIQDQESGVTPLKFRVTCNRAGDKHCFASNDAARDFGGAVQEFFQWKADMTKFDVEVLLNIHNNEVVVGIALTVESLHRRNITHFGPTTLRSTLAYGMLRLCKPQVSDVIVDPMCGTGAIPLEGVMEWQNSFFLAGDNNGTAVSRSRSNIKHILKRTHDGGRIMREHTPMDEKQPHTWMVSGCCTVGPTPDSCFSGLPLDIVQWDLCNLPMRSSSVDIIITDMPFGKRMGSKKKNWELYPLCLREMARVCKPGTGKAVLLTQDKKCFLKALSQMEGLWRKLHTVWVNVGGLHAGVFVLKRTAVVFGTTPEDVMEPHTATGSQKESMKDGSL
- the LOC109059747 gene encoding THUMP domain-containing protein 3-like isoform X1; this translates as MNRFFYYVPDKILLVYLGLIMQELDQTVTIGATVPTGFEHTAAEEVLEKLEATARVSKNRGRIYFDITTDKLLKVHQLKSLDNLFVVVKEYDDYQFKPTKEEVQIDWQELANKLPWTNALEVWKLNNSIKKKKGRRKRTNPTKSDQCGNVDTKSTDTVPSDPEELCEDLEALEVKGNQRDVSSQPENYSETEKHSEIQDQESGVTPLKFRVTCNRAGDKHCFASNDAARDFGGAVQEFFQWKADMTKFDVEVLLNIHNNEVVVGIALTVESLHRRNITHFGPTTLRSTLAYGMLRLCKPQVSDVIVDPMCGTGAIPLEGVMEWQNSFFLAGDNNGTAVSRSRSNIKHILKRTHDGGRIMREHTPMDEKQPHTWMVSGCCTVGPTPDSCFSGLPLDIVQWDLCNLPMRSSSVDIIITDMPFGKRMGSKKKNWELYPLCLREMARVCKPGTGKAVLLTQDKKCFLKALSQMEGLWRKLHTVWVNVGGLHAGVFVLKRTAVVFGTTPEDVMEPHTATGSQKESMKDGSL
- the LOC109059747 gene encoding THUMP domain-containing protein 3-like isoform X4, with translation MNRFFYYVPDKILLVYLGLIMQELDQTVTIGATVPTGFEHTAAEEVLEKLEATARVSKNRGRIYFDITTDKLLKVHQLKSLDNLFVVVKEYDDYQFKPTKEEVQIDWQELANKLPWTNALEVWKLNNSIKKKKGRRKRTNPTKSDQCGNVDTKSTDTVPSDPEELCEDLEALEVKGNQRDVSSQPENYSETEKHSEIQDQESGVTPLKFRVTCNRAGDKHCFASNDAARDFGGAVQEFFQWKADMTKFDVEVLLNIHNNEVVVGIALTVESLHRRNITHFGPTTLRSTLAYGMLRLCKPQVSDVIVDPMCGTGAIPLEGVMEWQNSFFLAGDNNGTAVSRSRSNIKHILKRTHDGGSFSGLPLDIVQWDLCNLPMRSSSVDIIITDMPFGKRMGSKKKNWELYPLCLREMARVCKPGTGKAVLLTQDKKCFLKALSQMEGLWRKLHTVWVNVGGLHAGVFVLKRTAVVFGTTPEDVMEPHTATGSQKESMKDGSL
- the LOC109059747 gene encoding THUMP domain-containing protein 3-like isoform X3, which translates into the protein MQELDQTVTIGATVPTGFEHTAAEEVLEKLEATARVSKNRGRIYFDITTDKLLKVHQLKSLDNLFVVVKEYDDYQFKPTKEEVQIDWQELANKLPWTNALEVWKLNNSIKKKKGRRKRTNPTKSDQCGNVDTKSTDTVPSDPEELCEDLEALEVKGNQRDVSSQPENYSETEKHSEIQDQESGVTPLKFRVTCNRAGDKHCFASNDAARDFGGAVQEFFQWKADMTKFDVEVLLNIHNNEVVVGIALTVESLHRRNITHFGPTTLRSTLAYGMLRLCKPQVSDVIVDPMCGTGAIPLEGVMEWQNSFFLAGDNNGTAVSRSRSNIKHILKRTHDGGRIMREHTPMDEKQPHTWMVSGCCTVGPTPDSCFSGLPLDIVQWDLCNLPMRSSSVDIIITDMPFGKRMGSKKKNWELYPLCLREMARVCKPGTGKAVLLTQDKKCFLKALSQMEGLWRKLHTVWVNVGGLHAGVFVLKRTAVVFGTTPEDVMEPHTATGSQKESMKDGSL